The Candidatus Defluviibacterium haderslevense DNA window GTTACAGATTGCTCAAGTGGGATTCCAACCAGAAACTTAAGTTGGTTCTCCAATAAATTTATGGAATTCACTACCTGTTGCTTCCTGGTTTTCAGATTAGAAAATGTAACAGAAATTCTATCAACATCAAGTTTCTTCACTAAACCATTTTGATAATTTGTTTGCAGAATAGTAAGCAGTTTCTCTGTATTTTTTATTGTGGTATCCAATACTACTAATTGCTGACGCTGAACCATTACTCCGTAATAAGCAGAAGTTACCTGTTCAATAATATTTTCGTCTGTCAAATCAGCATTAAGTTTATAAAATTCACGAGTTGTTGACGCTGCTTTAAGACCTGAAAAAACGGCCTGATTAAATATTATTTGGTTAACATTTATTCCTGCACTTGCGTTCCACTTTTGTCCTAAAGCTACTAATATGGTTGTTCCAGGTTGTCCAAAAAAATCACCAGGTAAAGCACTTTGCTGTAAAAGCGGATTGTAATTTAAAGCAGAAGTTCCACTAATTTGTGGCATAGTGGCAGAACGGATTTCCTTAATTTTATAATTGCTATTCTCAACATCGAGGTCTGCTTTTTTAGCATTATGATTTGTTTCTAACGCCCTTTGAATAAGCTTTTGGAGGTTTAGGTTTTGAAAATCACTTTGGCCATAAGCTTCTACCACACAAAAACAAGTTAAGACGAGCTGTACTGAGATGGTTATTACCTTCTTTATCATATTAATCTTCATTTACATTCAAACATTTATTAATCAACTTATGCCCTTTCATGGTTGTTATGCCATGCAAATACTGTAGCAACAACTGCCGGTGAATTTCTTTGATTGAAAATTTTTCAGGTGGGAAAATCATTGGATCTAATGCAATCTGTATCTGCTCCAGGCGCATTCGGCCAATTATCTCAACTTGAATATCTTTCCTGTATAAATTTTCTTGAACGCCTCTATTCAAATTGTCTATAATTTTCCTTAGCATAAATTGATATTTGTGTTCTTTAAATTTTTGCCAGGCCTCCGGGAAATGCCGCTGCATATCATAGATTATTCGTGAATTCAGCCGTTCAAAAATGTAGTTTAAATTCTCCATGAGCTTTAAGAGTTCTTCAACCGCATCTTTTGCCTCTGTAACGAGTAACTCATATTCTTTCTCATGGTTTGTCAGGAATTTTTCTGTAATGGTCTCCACTATATCTTTTTTGTTTGTGTATTCCTGGTAGAGTGTCTTTTTAGACATACCGAGTTCATGGGCAATGTCGTCCATTGTCACATTCTTTAGACCATACTTAAAAAAAAGCTCACTTGCTGTATTCAGAATTCTGTCTCCGTAATCCATTATTTATTAATATCAGGGTGCAAAACTAAGAAAACTTTTGTATTTTACAAAGTTTCCTAAGATTTTTTTTACTGGTGTGGAAAATTAGTTTTTTGATTTTATCCCTGAGGTTGGTTTGTGTGATTGATGGCAAAGGCAAATGTGCCAAACTTTGTGGACAAAAGAAATTTTCAAAAATGCGAAGTGTGGGCTTTTGTTTTTCTTGTTTGTCTCCCATGTCAAGCTGCTACGGGAATGTCTGCGGAGAATTGTCTTTTTTAGGATTGCCACTGTGTCAAAATGTACTAAATTGTCTACGAAGCACCGTTTTTGTGTGTTTGGGCAAAAGCAAATGTGGTGCATACCAAAATAAAAATAAAAGAGAATGCACCTCTTTTGCTTTTGCAGAAGGGATAGCCAAACGGCTTTGCCGAAATTGACCGCTGTTCTGTCTGTCTGCTCGTCAAGTTACTGCGTCATTGTTTACGGAGAACGGTCGTTTATTAGGGTTGCCACTAACATTTCGCTTCACGAAATACAACTAATGAGTTTCGTGAATATCTCTTACATGTATAGGTGGTTAAATTATTCATTTTCAAATATTTAAATGATCAATCGGACTAATTATTTTTGCTTTGCTAACGTCAGTAATGTGGGTATAGATTTCTGTGGTTTTTACCGATCCATGACCTAATAAATGTTGTATTACCCTAAGATCAGTCCCCCGCTCCAATAAGTGTGTAGCAAAACTATGGCGAAGGGTATGAACCGTCGCATAGGGATTCACTTTTGAAAGATCCACTGCTTTTCTAAATATGAGTTGAACGCTCCTGGGACTATATTTCCCACCATCCTGACCTTCGAATACCCAATACTTAGGTTTGTAAATATCGTTATATTCCATTATTCTGAGGATAATTTTTTCAGATAATAGGGTCATCCTGTCTTTTTTGCCTTTTCCGGCTTTCACATGTATCTTCCTTTGATCCATGAGCAGGTCAGCTTTTCGCAAATTGACAACCTCGCTTAGTCTTAATCCCGCTGCATAAATTAAGGAAAGTATGGCCTTGTGTTTAATGTTAGACGTACAATTAAGCAGTCTTTCTACTTCACTTTCTGAAAGGATATCCGGTAAGGTTGATGATCTCTTTGGTCTTAGATCTTTAATAAAAAAGCGTTCCCGTAATAATACTTTTTCATAATAGAATTTTATGCTATTGATTATTGTGTTCTGAAGGCTTATTGATATGTTGTTTTGATTTATAAGATGCAGAAGGTAAACTTTAATATCTCCTTCATTTAACTGATCTGTAGGAGTCCCTTTGTAATAATTCAAGAATGCTTTGAATGATGAACAATATGTTTTAATGGTTTCGCTACTATACCGCCTGATCCTCAATTGGGCTTCTAGCGAAACTAAGGCTATTTGTTGTTCTTCATTAAGTTCAGGCTTTTCTTGTTTGGAATATTCTTTATTGCCGGAAGATGATTTGCTATATTTTGGATGATCGATCTGGATGGGTTTGCCTTGATTTATTTGCAAGGTATATTGGGCAAATAATTGTTTGAAATGGGTCCAATAGGCTTTGTTTTTTGGAAAATACCAACATTTGTGTTTTGGGTTCCAGTATCTCTCTGGTAACTGTCTGATTAAATCTTGTTCTTGCGTAGATTTTATAGGACTTACTGCAATATACTGTTGGCCATTTACGGTCGCAGGTGAAATGATTAATGTTGAATTCTGTTGGGTGAATGAGGTCATATTGTTTTTTTTTTACAAACTTATTGGAAATTATTAAATGAAAGGGTGTTATTAAGTGTTAAATTTCAGCTGTTTATAATAATAAATGAACTGAATCGTTTCATATCTGATATAAACGATTAATTCGAATCTTATGAATAAATGTTTGCAATGCTCCAAAGAAATTATAGGCCGAACCGACAAAAAGTTTTGTTCAGTTACCTGCAAAAATGAATACAATAATAAACTCCGAAAATTAACCATCAAGGAAACAGCACTCATCGATTCATATCTCCACCGCAATCGTGAAATCCTGATGACAATTATTGGATCAGCTAAACAAGTCCAATTAGATAAATTAGTTTTAATCAGAGCAAAATTTCGATTTGAATATCATACTGGACATTACATGAATAAGGAAGGCAAGACCTATTGGC harbors:
- a CDS encoding TolC family protein, coding for MIKKVITISVQLVLTCFCVVEAYGQSDFQNLNLQKLIQRALETNHNAKKADLDVENSNYKIKEIRSATMPQISGTSALNYNPLLQQSALPGDFFGQPGTTILVALGQKWNASAGINVNQIIFNQAVFSGLKAASTTREFYKLNADLTDENIIEQVTSAYYGVMVQRQQLVVLDTTIKNTEKLLTILQTNYQNGLVKKLDVDRISVTFSNLKTRKQQVVNSINLLENQLKFLVGIPLEQSVTFAEIDITAINPQFVQDSISDFSNRLEISMLETQSRLLNYQLKSYQAEYYPTLSLAGNYSYQGLSNDFPIGAETGKANWFDVATIGLSLRVPVFNGFATNSRIQQSKIAIKKMEEDIALAKESMNLAYKNAITQMSNNLLNLSAQKQNMELAEDVYNSTAQNYNTGLTSLTDLLSAENSLTEAQNNYLTELLKYKLAELQVMKSRGQLKSLVK
- a CDS encoding TetR/AcrR family transcriptional regulator → MDYGDRILNTASELFFKYGLKNVTMDDIAHELGMSKKTLYQEYTNKKDIVETITEKFLTNHEKEYELLVTEAKDAVEELLKLMENLNYIFERLNSRIIYDMQRHFPEAWQKFKEHKYQFMLRKIIDNLNRGVQENLYRKDIQVEIIGRMRLEQIQIALDPMIFPPEKFSIKEIHRQLLLQYLHGITTMKGHKLINKCLNVNED
- a CDS encoding site-specific integrase — translated: MTSFTQQNSTLIISPATVNGQQYIAVSPIKSTQEQDLIRQLPERYWNPKHKCWYFPKNKAYWTHFKQLFAQYTLQINQGKPIQIDHPKYSKSSSGNKEYSKQEKPELNEEQQIALVSLEAQLRIRRYSSETIKTYCSSFKAFLNYYKGTPTDQLNEGDIKVYLLHLINQNNISISLQNTIINSIKFYYEKVLLRERFFIKDLRPKRSSTLPDILSESEVERLLNCTSNIKHKAILSLIYAAGLRLSEVVNLRKADLLMDQRKIHVKAGKGKKDRMTLLSEKIILRIMEYNDIYKPKYWVFEGQDGGKYSPRSVQLIFRKAVDLSKVNPYATVHTLRHSFATHLLERGTDLRVIQHLLGHGSVKTTEIYTHITDVSKAKIISPIDHLNI